The genomic segment TGCTGCCGCACTTCGTCAAGGAGGGGATCAACACGATTTCGGGCGCGGTGACGTTCACCATCGGCAGCACGCTGGCGCTGATCGTGCTGTACATTTTTCGCCGCTTCTTCGTGCAGCCGGTGGTGGCGTGGATCCTGCTGAACTTGGCGCTGCTGCTCATGGGGTTGTCGATGACCGACCCCAACTTTGCCGCCATTGTGACCAAGCCCGACAACGTGCCGATCGTGGGACTGGTGTTCTTGTTGGGTTACTTCACCTGGTTGGCGACATACCGGGCAGTGATCAACGATGATCGCGCAGCGCAAGGATTGCCGCCGACGGAGAAGCTCGATTCGGAAAAAGTGCTGGTGTGGCCCGACCTGGTTTACACCGAGCTGATCTGCATGATCGCCTTGTCGGCGCTGCTGTTGGTATGGGCGATCGGCCTGAAGGCGCCGCTGGAAGAGCCGGCCAGCAGCGTGAAGACGCCGAACCCGTCGAAGGCGCCGTGGTACTTCTTGGGGCTGCAGGAAATGCTCGTGTACTACGACCCGTGGATGGCGGGTGTGGTGCTGCCGAGCCTGATCATCTTTGGCCTGATGGCGATTCCGTTCATCGACTTCAACAAGAAGGGCAACGGCTACTACACAATTAAAGAACGGCCGTTCGCCTATATCGTGTTTCAGATCGGATTTCTTGATCTGTGGATCACGCTGATCATCTTGGGAACGTTTTTGCGCGGCCCCAACTGGAACTTCTTTGGTCCCTTTGAATATTGGGATCCGCATAAGGTGCTGGCGCTGAACAACGTCGATCTCTCCGAGATGTTTTATAAGCGCTTTTTGCCGGCGCTGGGGGTGAACTCGGGCATGCCCAAGGCGCCGGAGGGGGCGAACTTTTTGGTGACGCTGTTTTATATTGTGATGCGCGAGGCGCCGGGCATCTTGTCGCTGGTGCTTTACTTTGGGCTGTTGCCACCTTTGATGGCGACCACGATCTTTCGCAAGTTTTTCGTGCGGATGGGCTTCATCCGCTACATGGTGTTGGCCAACTTGCTGCTGTTCATGGTGGCCTTGCCGCTCAAGATGGTGCTGCGTTGGTCTTTCAACCTGAAGTACATCGTGGCCATCCCGGAATACTTCCTGAACTTTTGACGCCTGCCATCACGCTTTTTTTGCAACCACTATTACGGCCCTCTCAGACGCGGAGAGGGAGTTAAGACATGCCCGCAACAGAACAAACTTGGCGAAATCTCGGTTGGATGCACGTGTTTTTTGGCGTGGCGTCGGTGGCCATGCTGATCACGACGATCTGGATGTTGGCCGCCGACCATCGCGCGGAGTGGAAAGAGTATCAGCGCGAGTTTCGCCAGGTGCAGGTGTTGGCGAGCGATGCGCGGGAAACCGAAGTGAACACGTCGGCCTGGGAAGCCAAGAAGGCGGAGTTGACCAAGGCAGTCGACCAGACCGAGCAGCAGATTCCATCGCGAGTGTTGGTGGATCATTTCCGGGAGACGATCAACTCGCGCGTGGTGGCCGATCCGCGCGGCGCTGACGAAGGATACGCCACGGCGATCAAGTCCCAGTTTGAGGCGTTGGAAAAGGCGTCGCAGGAGAAGGACAACACGGCAGGCGTGGTGGCCGCGCGCGCGAAGTTGCTCGAGCAAATGCAGGCTGCGATCAAGCTGGCGAAGAACTGGTCGGTGGTCATCACCGGCAAGGTGAAATTTGCTCGCGCCGATCTGGACGTGGCCAAGAGCGGTTACGACCTGGCGATTCGCGACAATCTGGAACAAGCGGAACTTGATCGGCGCATGGAGGCGGTGGAGTCGGTGCAGAACATGGTGGAATCGCTGACACGCGACATGCAGTCGGCGAACACATATCGGCAAGAGTTGGACCGCACCTTTGCCGAGATCACGCGCGAGCAAACCGTGGCGCGGAAGGCGTTGGACGATCATGTGCTCAAGCTGACGCAACTGAAAAAGGCGGGCGAGGAGCAGCGAATCGGTTGGGTGGAAAACCTGCTAACGCTGCCGATCATCGACGCGTTTGGCCGACCGCTGAAAGTCGACCAGATTTGGCTGCCGAAGTTGACCATCAACAACAATTTTCGTGACGTGGCGCGATTCGATCGCTGCACCACCTGCCATCAAGGCATTAACCTGACCGCGCCCGGATCGGCGGTTGACCCGGCGTATCCGCACCAGCGCGAGTTGACATTCTCGATGGAAACACCGGCCGAGAAGCCAGTCGACGCCGAGGGGAAGCCTGTCGCTCAGACTTTGGACGGCATGTATGGCATCACCTTGGCGGACAAAGGGCTGCTGCCGACCGATGTGCGGATTGCCGCGGTGACTCCGTCGACGCCGGCTGTGAGCGCGGCGCAAATGCGCAAAGGGGAGGCTCCGCCAATCGTTGCCGACAACCCAGTGGGCACATTTTCCGCCGGCACGGCGGAGGCCACCGTGCATCAATTGCCTCCCGGCCTGCGGGCGGGGGACGTGATCGTGCGGGTGAACGACGTGTCGATCGACAGCGCCGCTGGCGCGCGGCGCGAGCTATTGGAGAACATCACCTGGGGACAGCCGGTGCAAGTCACCGTGCGGCGTGGGGCGGCGCAACCGTTTAGCTCACACCCGCGACTCGATCTGTTTTTGGGAAGCACCAGTCCGCACGACATGCAAAAGTTTGGCTGCACTTCCTGCCACGACGGGCAAGGGAGCGCCACATCGTTTCAATGGGCATCGCACATGCCCAACGACGAGCGGGAGCGTGAAGAGTGGGTGCGCAAGTATGGTTGGGAGCACAACCATCACTGGATCTTCCCGATGTTCCCCACGCGGTTCGCGGAGAGCACCTGCCTCAAGTGTCATCACGAGGTGGTCGACCTGCTGCCGAGCGAGCGCTTTCCTGATCCTCCGGCTCCGAAGTTGATGGAGGGATACAACCTGGTTCGCGAGTATGGTTGCTTTGGCTGTCACGACATCAACGGCTTCGACGGCCCCGCGCGGCGCATTGGCCCGGACCTACGGGCGGAGCCCAATTTCGTCGCCGCGGCGCAACAACTGCTGACCGATCCTGGGTTGACGGAAGATGAGCGAGCGCTGGCCACCAGCGTGGTGCATGACCCGGCGAACATCGCCGACCGGACTCGGTTAGCGCAGATCGTCAAGGGGAGCAAGGCGCCTGGAGCGGATGGAGAACCGGCCGAGCCGCGCTTGTCGGCAGATTCTTACAAGCTGGCCGAATTGATTGGCGCCGAAGACGAGACGCCCGGGCAGTTCCGCAAGGTCGGTCCGAGTTTGCGTTATCTCAAGAGCAAAGTGGACTTCGCGTTCGCTTACGACTGGATCCGCAATCCGAAGCATTTCCGTCCGTCGACAAAGATGCCGCGCTTCTTTGGACTGTACAACCATTTGCAGCCCAAAGACGAATTGGTGGATGGCAAGCAGATGAAGGTGGCTTCGGCAGGTTTGAAGCAGTCGCATCGCTTTGAACCGGTGGAAGTGCGGGCCATCGCCCACTATTTGATGAAGCACAGCCAGCCGTTTGAAACGATTGCGGCGGCGAAGGAAGTGACCACGGAGCCGTCGGCGGAACGCGGTAAGAAGCTGTTTGAAACGCGCGGCTGTCTGGCATGCCATCAACATCCGGCTTTCCCGGACGCGAAGGCGGATCATGGTCCCAACTTGGCGCGAATGGGAGATAAGCTCACCAGTGAGGAGTCGCGGCAATGGCTGTACACCTGGTTGCGTGAGCCAACGCTCTATCACGCCAGGACCGCGATGCCCAACCTGTTTTTGACGCCGATCAAGGAGACCAAAGAGGGGGAGACGACGGTGAGCGACCCGGCGGCGGATATCGCGGCGTTCTTGGTGACGGACGAAGAGGGCGCCGAAAAGTGGCAACCAGCGCCCGAAGAACCACTGGTCGAGGAAGACCTGAACGATTTGGTGCTGTCGCACCTGATTAAGGTGTTTACGGAGGTGCAGGCGAAGGAGTACGTGAAGAGCGGCATTCCCGAAGACCTGGCCGGCGAGATCCAGGGCGACGAGGTCGCGCTGGTCGGGCCGATGTCGACCGAAAAGAAGTTGGAGTACATCGGACGGCGCGCGATCAGCAAATATGGCTGTTTTGGCTGCCACGACATCCCTGGCTATGAAACGGCCAAACCGATCGGCACCGGGCTAGCGGATTGGGGACGAAAGGAACCCGACAAGCTGGCGTTTGAGCAGATCGGCGGGTTCATCGAGCACATCAAGCATCACGGCACCGGACATGGCGCGCATCCGGGGGAAGTGGCCGCGGTCGAGAACAACCTGGCGATCGAATTGCCTCAGCCGTTGGCGGAGCAATCGCACGCGCTATCGGAGTTTGACCCGGACGGCTTCTTCACACGCGCGCTCGAACATCACCAGCGTGACGGCTTTTTGTGGCAGAAACTGCGTGCGCCCCGCAGCTACGACTACATGAAGACGGAGATGAAGGACTACAACGATCGTCTCCGCATGCCAAAGTTCAACTTCACGCCGCAGCAGATCGAAGCGGTCATGACGTTCGTGCTTGGCTTGTTGTCGGAGCCGCCGGCGGCGCAATACGTGTATCACCCCGAACCACGGCGCGCGGCGATCATTGAAGGGCAGAAGCTATTGGAGAAGTACAACTGTGGCGGTTGTCATCCGCTGCAGATGGCTGGCTGGAAATTCCAGTTCAATCCGGAGGAGTTCCCGGCGGCGGCGGAGTTCCACGATTACGACTTCTTGAAGCCATATTTCACGGAAGAGCAACTTGCGGCATCGAAGCAGACCGATCGCCGCGGCATGGGACAGGCGACAGTGCATGGCACGCCCGTGGTTGATGGCGATGGCAATCTGATTCAGGACGAGGATGAGAATGGCAATCCGCTGTTCTACTTCACACTCAGCAACAGCCAGCCGATCAACGGCGAAAGCTATTTGAGCGGCTCGCAAGTTTCTGTGTCGCAGTCGAATTTGATTCAGACTCGTCCGCCAGTGGGGGGGTACTTGGCGCGGTTGATTTATCCGACCGTGCTGGCGAACGAGCGCGAGCAAAACCCCAACGCCAAGGAGAGCGACGCCTGGGGCTGGGTGCCGCCGCCATTGATTGGCGAAGGGCGCAAAGTGCAGTCGGCGTGGCTGCACGACTTCTTGCTCGATCCGTATCTCATTCGTCCGGCGGCCGTGCTGCGCATGCCGCGGTTCAACATGTCGTCGCAAGAGGCGAGCAAGTTGGTAGACTACTTTGCGGCGGTCGACGAAGTGCAATACCCGTACGAGTACGACCCGCGCACGAGGACGGATTATCTGGCCGAGCGCGAAGCGCAGCATCCCAATCGGCTGGATGAAGCGATGAAGATCGTGACCAACGGCACGTACTGCATCAAGTGCCACTACGTGGGAGACTTTGTGCCCGAGGGAAGCGTGGCCGCGCATGCTCCGCAATTGGATCGGGTTCACAAGCGATTGCGGCCAGACTACCTGCGTGATTGGATCGCCAATCCACAGCGAATTTTGTCCTACACAGCGATGCCGGTGAATTTTCCGCCGGATAAGCCCGCGAGCCAGGAACTATTCCATGGCACGAGTGAAGAACAGTTGACGGCAATTGTTGATTTGCTGCTCAATTACGACACTTTTATGAAGAACCGTCAGTCGATACGCCCCTTGATCCAAGCGGCGCCGGCTGAACAACCGCAGGCTGGCGAAACGGAAGCGCCGGCCGAGCCCATCGGCGGACAGTAGTCCCCGTTCGGGCTGGGAATGGAATCTGAAGTGGCACGTTTCGTTGGCATTGCTCCCTACCAGGAGGACCGCATCATGCTTCGCACACGAACTTGCATACTGTTAGTCGCCGCCACTATGGCGTCGCTGCAAACGGCGCACGCACAGCAGTGGGGGAACCTCAAAGGCAAATTTGTCTTTGACGGCAAGGCGCCCGAGGCCAAGCCGCTGAACATCAACAAGGATTTGGAGTGCTGCAAAGGCAAGCATTTGGACGAGGGATTGGTGGTTGGCGCCGATGGGGGTGTGGCGAACATCGTGGTCTACCTGCGCACGGCCAAGCCGAAGGTGCATCCCGACTACGCCAACGCCGGCAAGGAGCCCGCCGTGCTAGACAACAAGACCTGCAAGTTCGAGCCGCATGTATTGGGCATGCTCACCGCGCAAGAATTGGAAGTGAAAAATTCCGATCAATGCGCGCACAACACCAACATCAGTCCGCTGGGAGGCGGCGGCATCAATCCATTGATTCCGGCCAGCGGCAACGTAAAGCACAAGTTCACGCGTCAGCAGAACTTGCCGATTCCGGTGAGCTGCAACATCCATCCCTGGATGACGGCCTATGTTCTGCCGCGCGACAATCCGTATTTTGCCATCACCGGCGAAGACGGAAGCTTTGAAATCAAGAACCTGCCGGCCGGAGCCGAACTGGAGTTCACCGCTTGGCAGGAGAAGGCGGGCTATCTGGACACGCCGACGTCGCCGAAGGGCAAGTTCAAGAAGAAGATCGCCGCCGGCGACAACGACCTGGGCACTATCAAGTTGAAGGCCTCGGTGTTCAAGCTGAAGTAGTTTCCAATTTCTCAATCACGCGAGCCCTCCGGCCACTCAGGCCGGAGGGCGAAAGCGACTCGCAATGAAGATTTCAAAAGCAGCACTGTTGATTTTAAGCGCGATGCCAGCCGCACTTTTGTTGGCTGGCTGCAGCGACAGCGATTCCCCCTTTCCGGCGCCACAAGCGGATGTCGTGGCCAAGTTGCGCGAAGGGGGCGCGACCGAGGGAGAAGCCACAGAGACTGAAGCGGCCCCCACCGGCACCGGCTGGGCCACCATCACGGGCACATTCACATTGGATGGCGACCCACCTGCTCCCAAATTATTGGCGACCGGCGGCAAAGACGCTCCCACCTGTCGCCCTGAGGGCATCCCAGACGATTCATTTCTGGTCGACAAGACGACCAAAGGCATCGCCAACGTGTTGATTTTTGCCCGCAAGGTTTCGCGGGTCAATGAATCGTACGCGGCCAACGAATCGGCGCCGGCGACGTTCGACCAGAAGAACTGCATGTTCGTTTCGCACGTCAAGCCGGTGCTGGTGAGTCAGCCGGTGGTGCTGACCAACAGCGACGCGGTGGCCCACAACACGGCGATGAGCCCTCCGGCGGATAAGGCCGCGAATCCGCTTTTGCCGTCGGGCAAGACCGAGGAATACAAGTTCAGCCGGCCGCAGAACACTCCGGTGCCGGTGTCTTGCAGCATCCATCCGTGGATGAAGGCGTATATCATTCCGCGCGATAATCCGTACTTCGCGGTGACCGGTCCGGAAGGAAAGTTTGAAATCCAGAATGTGCCGGCCGGGGAGGAAGTGGAGTTTCAGCTTTGGCAGGAAGTGGCCGGCGGTCCGCAAGGGGCACTGGTGATACCCGGCGTGACCGACAGTAAAGGTCGGCTGGTGAAAACACTGACCGACGGCGAGACGCTCGATCTAGGCACGGTGGCGATTCCCGCCGCGGCCTTCAAGCTTTAATGCCGGGCCACAGCTTGGCGAAATGACTCGGGATTTTGTGATCGACATGAAAAACGCTTGGACGACTTCGCGAGTTTGGTTGCTGTTGTTGACGTGCTGCGCGCCGCTGACAGTGGGCTGCGCTGAGAGCAATCATCCCGAGTTTTTGCTCAACATGGAGGGGCGAACTCGGCCGGCGACGCTCGACGCGGAGCAATACAAGGCGGAGATGACGCGCGAGCAGACGGTGGTGGATTTGCTGACCGCCGCGTTTGGCACGCCCGACGACCCGTACGTATTGCCCGAGTCGGGGTTGGATTTGAACAAGATTCGCCGCGCAGCGGGACCGGCCTACAGCGACCAAAAGGGATACCAATTCGGCCTGTTTCGTAAGCACTGCGTGCATTGCCATGGGATCACTGGAGACGGCGCGGGACCGACCGCCGCGTTTCTCAATCCCTATCCACGCGATTTTCGCCTGGGGGTGTTCAAGTTCACCTCGACGGCGGCCGGCATGAAACCGACGCACGCCGATCTCAAGCGCACCTTGGTCGACGGCTTAATGGGCACAGCCATGCCATCGTTCGCGTTGCTGCCCGATCATGAAGTTGAGGCGCTCGTCGAGTATGTCAAGTATTTGGCGATTCGCGGGCAGTCCGAGACCTTTATCAACCTAGCGATCGAAGATGAGAGCGTGCCAACCGATCGAGCGGGGTTGTCCGAGTTGGTGTCGGGAGTGGCGACCATGTGGACGGAGGCGGATGGCGCGGTGATTGTTCCCGGCCAGGAGAACCTGCCCCCCTTCAATGCGGCGGATGATAGGGAAGCGTATCTGGCGTCGGTGGAGCGAGGGCGCCAATTGTTCCGCGACGCCAAGACGGCCAACTGCATCAAGTGCCACGGCCCCAATGGGCTGGGAGATGGGGGGGGCGACGATCTGCACGACGATTGGAACAAGATTAAGGCGGATTGGAAAAAGATAAATACTGACGGGCGGATTGAGGACGCATTTGCGTTGCCGATCCAGGAGTTGCGCCCGCGCAACCTGCGATTGGGCATCTATCGGGGCGGTCAGCGACCGGTCGACATCTACCGTCGCATCCACGCGGGCATCAAGGGAACACCAATGCCGGCCGCCGGCAACGTGCTCAAACCAGAACAGATTTGGGACGTGGTGAACTACGTGAAGCAATTGCCTTACGAGGAGAAGTCGGATCCGGCGTACGGCGAGGGACACTTGGCAGGACAATTTTGATCGCAAGTTTTCGAGGCCGGCGAGCAGATCCTCGCGCGGCGACGTGAAGCATTAGGCGCGCCCGACGCGCCGCTATGAGACAGGTGAATCGTGGGTAAGTTTTGGACGCTGCTTTTCTTGCTTGTGCCCATCCTGGGCGTGTTGTGCTTTGCGCTCGCGCCGGGAATGAACTATTGGCTGCCCGAGGACATCTCTGAGCATGGACATCAGATCGACCATCTATTCATGTTTTGCCTGGTGTTGACGGGGGTTGTCTTCGTCGCAACGGAAGCCGTCTTGTGCTGGTTCATGTGGAAGTACGACGCGCAGCACAACAAAGAGGCAGTGAAGTACTCGCACGGCAGTCACAACCTGGAAGTCATCTGGACGATTGTTCCGGCGGCGACGCTGCTGTTCATCGCCATTTATCAGATGAACGCGTGGGCCGACGTGAAGATTCGCGAACCCGACATGCCGGCGACGGTGGAAGTGACTGGCCGGCAATTCGAGTGGCGGATTCGCTACCCGGGACCGGATGGACAGATCGGCACGTTGGACGACATTCACACCGTGAACGACCTACACATTCCGGTGAATGAACAAATTCTGCTCAATCTCAAGTCGATGGACGTGTTGCACGATTTCTTTGTGCCGCACTTGCGCATCAAGCAAGACGCGGTGCCGGGCAACACGATTCCGATGTGGTTCACCGCGCGCAAAAACGGCACGTACGACATTGTATGCGCTGAGTTGTGCGGTTGGGGGCATTACAAGATGAAAGGGCGGCTGACCGTGGAGTCGGCCGAAGACTACAAAGCCTGGCTCGACAAGTTGGCACAGGACCAGAAGGCAACGCAATGAGCACCACGGTCGCCGGATCGCACGCCCACTCGCACGCGCCCAGCCAAGGCATTGGCGCGTTTTTGCGAACCTACGTCTTTTCGCTCGATCACAAGGTGATCGGGATTCAGTTCTTGTTCTCCACGCTGCTGTGGTTCGTGGTGGGGGGACTGTTGGCGCTGGCGGTGCGCTGGCAATTGGCGTGGCCGTGGTCGGACATGCCAATTGTGGGGCGGATGCTGTTCTCGGCGCAGGGAGGGCAGATTTCGCCAGAGTTCTACACCATGCTGTTCACCATGCACGCCACGGTGATGATCTTCTTCGTGATCATTCCGATTCTGGCGGGGGCGTTTGGCAACTTCTTGATTCCGCTGATGATCGGCGCCGATGACATGGCGTTTCCGACCTTGAACATGCTGAGCTACTGGTTCATGTGGCCCGCCTTTGTGGCGATGACCATGAGTTTCTTCGTGGCTGGTGGCGCGTCGGCAGGTGGTTGGACGAATTATCCGCCCCTATCCACAGTTCAATCGGCGTCGCCGGGCAGCCACACCGGCCAGACACTGTGGTTGATCGGGCTGACGTTTGTCGGCGTCTCGTCGATGATGGGCTCGGTCAATTACATGACCACCATCATTCAAATGCGAGCGCCCGGCATGACGATGTTTCGTTTGCCGATGACGATCTGGGGAATGTTCATCACAGCGGTGCTGCAAGCCTTTGCGCTGCCGGTGCTCACGGCCGCAGGCTTCATGCAACTCTGCGACCGATTGCTCGGCACAGGATTCTTCATCCCGGAAGGGTTGTACGTCAACGGCGCCGAGGCGCAGGCCGGCGGCGGACAACCGCTGCTCTGGCAGCACCTGTTTTGGTTCTATTCTCATCCGGCGGTGTACATCATGATTTTGCCGGCGATGGGCATCGTCTCAGACATACTCACCGTGTTCTCGCGCAAGCCACTATTCGGCTACAAGCCAATGATCTACTCGATCTCGGGCATCGCGGGATTGGGCTTCATTGTCTGGGGGCACCACATGTTCATGTCGGGCATGAACCCGGCCTTGGGCATGACGTTCATGGTCTCGACGATGATGATCGCCCTGCCCAGCGCGATTAAGACGTTCAATTGGCTAGGCACGATCTGGGGAGGCAAGATCACCTACAACACGCCAATGCTGTTCGCGCTGTCCTTTGTGTCGATGTTCATCATCGGTGGGCTGTCGGGCATTTTCATGGCGGCCACGCCGGTGGACATCTTCATCCACGACACGTACTTCATCGTGGGGCACATCCATTACGTGCTGTTTGGCGGCACGGCGTTCGCTGTGTTCGGAGCCATCTACTATTGGTTTCCGAAGATGTTCGGTCGCATGATGAACGATAGTTGGGGCAAGGCGCACTTCTTCTTTTCGTTCATCTTTTTCAACGGCACGTTCTTTACGATGCACATCCTCGGGACGGGCGGTTTTCCGCGGCGGTACGCGGACCCGTACCACTTCGAGACGTTTAAGCATTTGCAGTCGATGAACCAGTTCATGACGATCTGCGCGCTCGGTATGGGCGCCGCGCAGATCATCTTTGCCGTGAACTTCTTCTACAGCCTGTTTTTCGGACCTCGCTGCGGACGCAATCCGTGGCGCGCCAACTCGCTGGAATGGTCGGCGCCGAGCCCGCCCGGACACGGCAACTTCGACTCGCAGCCGATCGTCTACCGCGGCCCGTATGAATACAACAATCCCGAGGCGGACGACGACTATTATCCGCAAACCACGCCGCCCCCCGCCACGCACGGCCAGTCACAACCGGCGCCGGCGCTAGCCCACTGATACGAGCGCGATTGCAAGCCCTGTGAATACGACCTCGCCATCCCGACATTCTCCTTGGCCGCATCGGTTGGCGATGGCGCTTGCGCTGACGACCTTTCCGGTGATCTGGGTGGGGGGATTGGTCACCACGTATGAAGCGGGCATGGCGGTGCCCGATTGGCCCAACACCTATGGATACAACCTGCTTTTGTATCCGTGGCAGACCTGGCTGTTTGGCCCCTGGGATCTGTTTGTCGAACATGGCCACCGCTTGTTGGCCTCAACGGCGGGGCTGTTGACCATTGCGCTGGTGATCTCCATTTGGCGCTGCGAGCAGCGGCGGGGGCTGCGCTGGTTGGCGGTGGCTGCACTGGCCGGAGTGTGCCTGCAGGGCGCGCTGGGAGGCATGCGAGTCTTGCTGGACGAGCGCGTGCTGGCCCGATTGCATGGTTGTTTGGGGCCGGCGTTTTTCGCGCTGACGGTGGCGATCGCGCTGTTGACCTCGCGCAACTGGCAGCGCGGCGCCGATCGACAGGTTGACGCCAGCGCCGGCAAGGTACAGCGCTTGGCGCTGTTGACCACGGCGCTAGCGTACTTGCAACTGGTGATCGGCGCGCACTTGCGGCATCCGTCGACCGATTGGGCGCCGAGCGTGTTTCAAACAATTGTTGTTTTTCATTTGGCGGTCGCGGCGGCGATTGCCGCGCACGCTGG from the Pirellulales bacterium genome contains:
- a CDS encoding c-type cytochrome, giving the protein MPATEQTWRNLGWMHVFFGVASVAMLITTIWMLAADHRAEWKEYQREFRQVQVLASDARETEVNTSAWEAKKAELTKAVDQTEQQIPSRVLVDHFRETINSRVVADPRGADEGYATAIKSQFEALEKASQEKDNTAGVVAARAKLLEQMQAAIKLAKNWSVVITGKVKFARADLDVAKSGYDLAIRDNLEQAELDRRMEAVESVQNMVESLTRDMQSANTYRQELDRTFAEITREQTVARKALDDHVLKLTQLKKAGEEQRIGWVENLLTLPIIDAFGRPLKVDQIWLPKLTINNNFRDVARFDRCTTCHQGINLTAPGSAVDPAYPHQRELTFSMETPAEKPVDAEGKPVAQTLDGMYGITLADKGLLPTDVRIAAVTPSTPAVSAAQMRKGEAPPIVADNPVGTFSAGTAEATVHQLPPGLRAGDVIVRVNDVSIDSAAGARRELLENITWGQPVQVTVRRGAAQPFSSHPRLDLFLGSTSPHDMQKFGCTSCHDGQGSATSFQWASHMPNDEREREEWVRKYGWEHNHHWIFPMFPTRFAESTCLKCHHEVVDLLPSERFPDPPAPKLMEGYNLVREYGCFGCHDINGFDGPARRIGPDLRAEPNFVAAAQQLLTDPGLTEDERALATSVVHDPANIADRTRLAQIVKGSKAPGADGEPAEPRLSADSYKLAELIGAEDETPGQFRKVGPSLRYLKSKVDFAFAYDWIRNPKHFRPSTKMPRFFGLYNHLQPKDELVDGKQMKVASAGLKQSHRFEPVEVRAIAHYLMKHSQPFETIAAAKEVTTEPSAERGKKLFETRGCLACHQHPAFPDAKADHGPNLARMGDKLTSEESRQWLYTWLREPTLYHARTAMPNLFLTPIKETKEGETTVSDPAADIAAFLVTDEEGAEKWQPAPEEPLVEEDLNDLVLSHLIKVFTEVQAKEYVKSGIPEDLAGEIQGDEVALVGPMSTEKKLEYIGRRAISKYGCFGCHDIPGYETAKPIGTGLADWGRKEPDKLAFEQIGGFIEHIKHHGTGHGAHPGEVAAVENNLAIELPQPLAEQSHALSEFDPDGFFTRALEHHQRDGFLWQKLRAPRSYDYMKTEMKDYNDRLRMPKFNFTPQQIEAVMTFVLGLLSEPPAAQYVYHPEPRRAAIIEGQKLLEKYNCGGCHPLQMAGWKFQFNPEEFPAAAEFHDYDFLKPYFTEEQLAASKQTDRRGMGQATVHGTPVVDGDGNLIQDEDENGNPLFYFTLSNSQPINGESYLSGSQVSVSQSNLIQTRPPVGGYLARLIYPTVLANEREQNPNAKESDAWGWVPPPLIGEGRKVQSAWLHDFLLDPYLIRPAAVLRMPRFNMSSQEASKLVDYFAAVDEVQYPYEYDPRTRTDYLAEREAQHPNRLDEAMKIVTNGTYCIKCHYVGDFVPEGSVAAHAPQLDRVHKRLRPDYLRDWIANPQRILSYTAMPVNFPPDKPASQELFHGTSEEQLTAIVDLLLNYDTFMKNRQSIRPLIQAAPAEQPQAGETEAPAEPIGGQ
- a CDS encoding cytochrome c, with protein sequence MKNAWTTSRVWLLLLTCCAPLTVGCAESNHPEFLLNMEGRTRPATLDAEQYKAEMTREQTVVDLLTAAFGTPDDPYVLPESGLDLNKIRRAAGPAYSDQKGYQFGLFRKHCVHCHGITGDGAGPTAAFLNPYPRDFRLGVFKFTSTAAGMKPTHADLKRTLVDGLMGTAMPSFALLPDHEVEALVEYVKYLAIRGQSETFINLAIEDESVPTDRAGLSELVSGVATMWTEADGAVIVPGQENLPPFNAADDREAYLASVERGRQLFRDAKTANCIKCHGPNGLGDGGGDDLHDDWNKIKADWKKINTDGRIEDAFALPIQELRPRNLRLGIYRGGQRPVDIYRRIHAGIKGTPMPAAGNVLKPEQIWDVVNYVKQLPYEEKSDPAYGEGHLAGQF
- the coxB gene encoding cytochrome c oxidase subunit II, which encodes MGKFWTLLFLLVPILGVLCFALAPGMNYWLPEDISEHGHQIDHLFMFCLVLTGVVFVATEAVLCWFMWKYDAQHNKEAVKYSHGSHNLEVIWTIVPAATLLFIAIYQMNAWADVKIREPDMPATVEVTGRQFEWRIRYPGPDGQIGTLDDIHTVNDLHIPVNEQILLNLKSMDVLHDFFVPHLRIKQDAVPGNTIPMWFTARKNGTYDIVCAELCGWGHYKMKGRLTVESAEDYKAWLDKLAQDQKATQ
- a CDS encoding cbb3-type cytochrome c oxidase subunit I — protein: MSTTVAGSHAHSHAPSQGIGAFLRTYVFSLDHKVIGIQFLFSTLLWFVVGGLLALAVRWQLAWPWSDMPIVGRMLFSAQGGQISPEFYTMLFTMHATVMIFFVIIPILAGAFGNFLIPLMIGADDMAFPTLNMLSYWFMWPAFVAMTMSFFVAGGASAGGWTNYPPLSTVQSASPGSHTGQTLWLIGLTFVGVSSMMGSVNYMTTIIQMRAPGMTMFRLPMTIWGMFITAVLQAFALPVLTAAGFMQLCDRLLGTGFFIPEGLYVNGAEAQAGGGQPLLWQHLFWFYSHPAVYIMILPAMGIVSDILTVFSRKPLFGYKPMIYSISGIAGLGFIVWGHHMFMSGMNPALGMTFMVSTMMIALPSAIKTFNWLGTIWGGKITYNTPMLFALSFVSMFIIGGLSGIFMAATPVDIFIHDTYFIVGHIHYVLFGGTAFAVFGAIYYWFPKMFGRMMNDSWGKAHFFFSFIFFNGTFFTMHILGTGGFPRRYADPYHFETFKHLQSMNQFMTICALGMGAAQIIFAVNFFYSLFFGPRCGRNPWRANSLEWSAPSPPGHGNFDSQPIVYRGPYEYNNPEADDDYYPQTTPPPATHGQSQPAPALAH
- a CDS encoding COX15/CtaA family protein: MNTTSPSRHSPWPHRLAMALALTTFPVIWVGGLVTTYEAGMAVPDWPNTYGYNLLLYPWQTWLFGPWDLFVEHGHRLLASTAGLLTIALVISIWRCEQRRGLRWLAVAALAGVCLQGALGGMRVLLDERVLARLHGCLGPAFFALTVAIALLTSRNWQRGADRQVDASAGKVQRLALLTTALAYLQLVIGAHLRHPSTDWAPSVFQTIVVFHLAVAAAIAAHAGLLAARAWRWPAIWHGSLCLAALVALQLALGTLTWLENYGWPAGAETYQVAAGHTVAAQSQMQTLVTTAHVATGALIVAVALVVTMQSFHELRQSVVAGAGAPRQVARGAARQLAVAGRMLA